TGAGTTGGCCGAGTCTGTAGCCTTTATTCACCAACGCCCTTGCCACTTGCTCGCGCAGCGGCAGTTCCGTGGCCTCGCCAAAGCGGCGCAACACTTCGTCATAAGCCGCAAGCGCTTCTTCGCTGCGGTTGAGTTGGCCGAGCACATAACCTTTGCGCAACAACGCGCGTGCAAGCAGAACCTGAGTTTCCGCATCAAGCCCGGGCAACGAGGCGCACGCGGCCTCGATGCGTTCATAACCGACCAACTCGTCTTCGGAACGATCATCCAAAGCGTCGGCAGCCTCCCACATCAGGCGCAGCAACTCGCGGCGCTGCTCTTCAGACAAATCCGCAGGCGGAATACCTGCGCCGAGTTGCAAGGCCTCACGATATTGCGCGCGGCGCAACGCGTCGCGCACGCTCTCCAATTGCGTTTCCATGTGTTGCAGCGTTTCCGCCAGCTTTTGTTTGGCCCACGCGAGGCGGTCCAACATGCTGCGCATGAGGTAAATGTCCGGTTGCGCATTGCCCGGCTGATCCGGCGGCAAAGACTGGCGCAAACTTTTTATAAAAAACCCGAGCGGGTCTTGCACCAACTCGGGCGCGGGCAATTTGAAGGCGCGAATCAATTCATCAAAAACCTCGTGCCCGGGCAAAATCAGGTCGCGTTTGTCTTTTTCCAAATCGGTTGGCCGAGCCGCGCGCTGCGACATTTTCTCCGCGCCGCTTTCCATGTATGCCTCGCTCGTGGCCGCAGGTTCGGGCTTCGCCACGAACACAACGTTGGGATGCTCTTGCAACCACCTGGGCAGGGCCGCAACTTGGCCGCGCTCATAAAGAAACCAATAAACATTGTAGCCGAGCGCATTGGGCTGCTCGTTGTGATAAAGGCGGCGGCGCAGCGCGGACATCACCACGTCGCCTTCCCAGCCGCCATACCCGAGCACGAGCGGAGAGCGATTGTGCAGCACGTGATCGAGAAAGGCGGACATGTCGAACGGGAGATTGGGAGAACGTTGCGCGCGCGCCGCGATTTCATCTTTCAAATTGCAGCAGTCATAAAACCAATACGAGCCGTGTACGTGCACGATTTGAATATCGTGCTCGCGTTCGGGCTGGATGCGGCCAATGGTGCTGGGGTGATCGCAGAGCACGTGCGGCTTGCCAAAGAGCAGCAAGCTGCGCGAGAGCAGATCGTCGAAATTGGTGGTGATGACGAGATTCGAAGGCGAGCAATTGAGCAGAAGGTGCGCAAGGCGCAGGTTGGCCGTGGTGACGGCTCTGCCCTCGATCATGCCTTGCAAATAAGCGCGGCGCTCTTCGGCATTGGGATAGGCATGTTCGAACCAGTGCGAATAGACCGTGAGCGCGTCCGAAGCCGGCGGCGCGGGTGTGCCGTACAACTCGACCGCGCGCGTTTTGCAATGCTGCACGATTTCCGCGGCCAAGGGCACGCTGGGCGTGGAAAGTCCCGCGCCGGTGATGAAGAAAAACGGCGAGCGTTCGCGTTTGGCCTGGCATGCGGCTGTGATTTGCCGCGCCGCGGTTTTGAGGTCGAGGATTTTCATAAAAGACAGCGGGAAAAAATTTGTGCGAATGAATTTGGGTTTTCAACTTGAGCCATCGCCGATATGATCTGTTGTGCGGGAGCTTTGATGCCGCTGCGGATGAAATGTTTGTAGCCATGAAGGCCCGTTCGTTGCTCAAAGTCCGTTGGGAGTGAAATGTGAGAAACGGGTTGCGACGCGATGGCTTTCATCGCCGCGAGAATTGGCAACATGTCACTCCTGACGGAGTTTTCCAACCCATGACCAGCTTCGGCTATAAACATGGCACTCGGAGTTTGCGGGCGTTGTTGAAATCGCCGGTTCATACATTGCCTTTATTTTTCCACCTCGTGACAGGCTCGGTCACGCGCCCTCGCCGCCTTCTTTCTGGTTTATGTGAACCCGCGTTGCAACGTTCCGCCGGAACGTCTCTACAACGCCATGCAACATCG
The nucleotide sequence above comes from candidate division KSB1 bacterium. Encoded proteins:
- a CDS encoding SIR2 family protein, with amino-acid sequence MKILDLKTAARQITAACQAKRERSPFFFITGAGLSTPSVPLAAEIVQHCKTRAVELYGTPAPPASDALTVYSHWFEHAYPNAEERRAYLQGMIEGRAVTTANLRLAHLLLNCSPSNLVITTNFDDLLSRSLLLFGKPHVLCDHPSTIGRIQPEREHDIQIVHVHGSYWFYDCCNLKDEIAARAQRSPNLPFDMSAFLDHVLHNRSPLVLGYGGWEGDVVMSALRRRLYHNEQPNALGYNVYWFLYERGQVAALPRWLQEHPNVVFVAKPEPAATSEAYMESGAEKMSQRAARPTDLEKDKRDLILPGHEVFDELIRAFKLPAPELVQDPLGFFIKSLRQSLPPDQPGNAQPDIYLMRSMLDRLAWAKQKLAETLQHMETQLESVRDALRRAQYREALQLGAGIPPADLSEEQRRELLRLMWEAADALDDRSEDELVGYERIEAACASLPGLDAETQVLLARALLRKGYVLGQLNRSEEALAAYDEVLRRFGEATELPLREQVARALVNKGYRLGQL